GGTAACAGTACAAAGCGCTTGAGTTTCTCAATCGCTTCCTTTAGCTTCACACAAGTTGCGCCAAGAAAGATAATTCTGTGAAGAAAAAATCCACAAGCAAGAGTTCCAACGAAGAACAACGCTACACCAACATTATTCTCGAGCAGATGCGAGATCAGATTCAGATAGTTGCTGAAGGGCAGATTTCTCTGCGTGATGAACTCATGCATAAAATCGATACCAATTATCGCGAACTAAAAGCTGACAATGCCATAATACAGAAGGCGATTAAAGCTGTTCATGATGAATTAAAAAGCGACATTGGTGACATGCGATCTGACCTGAATGAAGTCAAAGAAGATGTAAAAATACTCAAGGAAGATGTGACAGTACTTAAGAGCGATGTTAAAGTCCTCAAAGAAGATATGAATACCGTCAAAACTGATATGAAAAATCTCTCAACAAAAATGGATCCCATTGTTGTGAAAATTGAAGAACATGATCAGGACATTGCGTTTCTCAAGTCTGCTTCTTAAAGATAAACCGTAAACGTCCAACTCATGCGAAGGACACCATCTTCGAGAAATTTCTCTGGAGGCATCGAAAAAGGGGAAGAAGCGCGAATGGTGCGCAGCGCTTCTTGATCATACGCAGGCATTCCCGAAGAGCGAAGCACAAAAAGTTCAGCCAACTCCCCTTTCTGGTCAACACTCACTCCCAGCACCACTTCCACCGAACCACGTGCAACTTGATTATTTAAAAAATCCTGACGAAGCGCTGGTTCAGGATTCCAAGTGGTTTTAAAAACACGTTTCAGTCGCACGAAATAATCGACGTCAGGATAACGAAGGACATTCAGATAGGTTTTTGCCCCAACGCGAAAATCCGGATAAAATTCCGCCTGCGGGGCTGACGCCCTTTCGTTTCGAGCAAACAATTTTGGGTTTACCTGAAAGAGCTGCGGTTTTTCATTCTTGGGCTGCGCCCTTTCATTTTTTTGTGAGGTCTCATCTCTCTCTTCCCCAGAATCAGTTTCTTTCTTTTGTCCTGTCGAAACTTGTTCCTGTTCAACTGAAGAATCGTACTGTCCAAGAAGCTGCGCATTTTCTGGACGACTTTCAATATCAGGTGGAGAAATATCAGCCAGACGATAGAGTTCTCCATCTTCTTTTAAGGGTAAGAGTTCCACCACTTTTTCTTCTGGAGCTGAATGCGTGTACATGAGAAAAGGTAAAAGGAGAAAAACGAAGAGATGAAAAAGAAGAGAGCCGAGAATATAAGGAACAATTCTCTCCTTTTTTTCTTCATCTCGATGAAACAGTTCTTTCAGAAGACTCAAGAAATGCATATGTTTTTAACCGTTTCCCCAAAAGATGCTCAACATAGCGCGTAAAGTAAAGGTGCACTTCTTTCGCTCCTTTGGTCACTTCACCGCTCCCTTTCACAAGTTCTCGCAGCACCTGTTGACCCTCCGCAGATAACGGAATTTTCTCTTGCGACATTGAAGAGCAGGGCAAACAGAGAAGTCCTGCTGTCTCGGTGGTAAAATGCCAGGTCAGTTCATGATCAAGAGAACGATGACACGTAAAACAACGATCGATCATCGGACTATAACCAGAAAGCGAAAGCCATTGATAGAGAAAGAGCAGCGAACGATCCTCGGTCGGTTCAGAAGCAATAAGCGATTCAATAAATTCTTGGAGGACGTCAAATTTTTGCGCTTCTGGTTGATGCTCTTGCAAAAACGCGAGAGATAATTCAAGCGCTTCGGAAAGAGCACAAATGCGGGGAAGCGATTTCGTAATGCTAAGCGTTGAAATGAGAATATCTGCTGATTCAAGATTTACCAGTGAAGCATTCGGCCGCTTGCGATAATGGAGATTCAATACAGAGCCAGGTTCAAGCGCAGCTCCAAAGCGAAGGAGCGATCGTTTGGACGATCGTGCAATCCCAGAAAGACGACCCGCATCGCGCGAAAAAAAAGTCACGATCTGATCCGCTTCACCATACGGAATGCGCCTGAGGATAATCGCCTGATCGGTTTGGAACATGGAGATACTATACTTATAGTACGAACTCATTTCAAAACATTTTAATTGTAACGGGTCCTGCCGCCTGCGGTGCTCCGGCCCTCCGCTAAAGACGGAGACCTCCCGGAACACGCTCCGGCGTCACCCGCATAATCATCAGTTTTGAAAATGAGTTCTACAAAAAGAGACAAAAATATCTCTTTTATTCAAAAATCGCAGTATCAGGGAAATCAGAGAGGGATTTGAAATCGCG
This is a stretch of genomic DNA from Deltaproteobacteria bacterium RIFCSPHIGHO2_02_FULL_44_16. It encodes these proteins:
- a CDS encoding DNA repair protein RecO; translated protein: MFQTDQAIILRRIPYGEADQIVTFFSRDAGRLSGIARSSKRSLLRFGAALEPGSVLNLHYRKRPNASLVNLESADILISTLSITKSLPRICALSEALELSLAFLQEHQPEAQKFDVLQEFIESLIASEPTEDRSLLFLYQWLSLSGYSPMIDRCFTCHRSLDHELTWHFTTETAGLLCLPCSSMSQEKIPLSAEGQQVLRELVKGSGEVTKGAKEVHLYFTRYVEHLLGKRLKTYAFLESSERTVSSR